Part of the Melospiza georgiana isolate bMelGeo1 chromosome 17, bMelGeo1.pri, whole genome shotgun sequence genome, GGGTGGAGGGGTAGGCAGGCAGggcctgggcacaggcagcagggctgggctgcaggcaggaagggTCACCTCAGGGCagggtccctgcagccctgtgggtGTCACCTGTGCCCCAGGCTGGTGGGGCCCTGGGGAtgtgactcctggccccaccAGTGGAAGTGGAGCTGTCACAGGGGTTCAGATTAACTTGGATTCCCCAGAGCCCTCCAGGTGGTCTCAAGGTTCatctccaggcagggctggacctgggagcagccaggttctgggacagggatggggacaggctgAGCACATCAGTGCCCGCtactgcctggcacagcccagcccctcctgccctggtccctgtgctgtcccagcccaTTTCAGCCCCatgctgggaggggaggggggtCCCTGCCAGCCTATCAACTTAACTGTGGTGTTTGTGACAAGTGCCCTCAACTGACCCTGCTGGTTACTTTTAACCCTCTCTTTGCTGCCAGCCGGAGCACGAAACAACCCCCAGGCACAAGCAGGAGGTATTCTCTCTCTGGAGTATCTTAGTCCTCATTGGTGCATCATATTGTCCATCCTTCCCAAAACAAGTCCGTCTGTCCCCCTATTTACTGGAATACAAGATGCACCGGGCCGGGGGTTGGGTGCTGGAGGAGCCCGAGGAACAGACAGCTGGGCATCAGCTGTGGCATCTTCTATCCCACTAAGTAAGGTGGTCCTGATCGTGCCTGTGAGCAAGAGCCCTCCCAAGGGCAGGAGAGGCCCTGGCCCGTTGGGATGACTTGGCTTCTGCTCGTGTTCCTGACCCCGCCATGTCCTCACCTTGTGTCTCCTCTCCTGTGGAGCTGGTcccatcctcctgctggcaCCCGACCCacgctctgctcctgcctgaccCAAAGTGCCTCAtcccccctgcccagctctcctgcagcccccggagagctgggctggggctccccAAGCACTGTGGCTGCCATCCCACCCCACAGGGGCCAAGAGGCTCTCAGCTGCCTGGGGGGGCCAGCACTCacaccagccctgtgcctgcccacCCTGAGGGGGCCTGAGCAGAGAAGGAGGCTGAACCCTCCCTGCACAAATTGTGCCTGTGATGGCCCCGTCAGGAACGATTCATCCTGGCCTCAAATCCAGGGGTGTTCCCCGGGGGATCCCCTCTGTGAGCAGAgatcccagctggagctgccaatGGGAGCAAGCACTGCCAGGGGATGGGGTTGGCACCGCCGGCGGCACGCCCaggctccctgtgcagccccagcgggGTGGGCACCGCCCCgaccctgcccaggctccctgtgcagccccagcgggGTGGGCACTGCCCCGACCCTGCCCGCCTCATCGCTTGCCCCCTGCATGTGCATGTGCTGCGCCCAGCCCAGAGGTGGGCACACCTGAGCCCCCCTCAGCTCGGGCATGCGGGGCCAGGCCGGGACTTTCCTGAGCGCTGCTGAGCCCTCTGGTCTGGAAAATTCAGTGGGGCTTTTGCTGGGACTCTCACGGGTCTCTGCTCTGTTGCCCAGAAGGTGCTGGGGAGGTGTTTGGGGGCCTCCTTTTGAACCTGAGGAGAGctttgggtttgggttggaggcAGAAGCCGGGTTCCTCCTGGTTTGCCCACCTCTGTGGCAGGATGAGGGGGCACCCCGGCGCCGTGCCCTGACACTCTTCTCCCTGAGCACTCTGAGCTGTCCTCTCTGCACAGCAGATCAGACTCACCCCACCCTGGGCTGATCCACAGGGATCCAGTCTTGGATCCGTGCTggacatccctgcccagccctggaccTCCAGCCCTTTGTCAgagcctgctctgggggagctcTGCTGGAAGTGCCTTTGTGAGAGAGCCTGGGCTCCCTTGTGCCTGGCACCAGCCaacagcagaggctgctggtgtTTCCAGCAGGGCCCCATTCCTTGCTGGTCCCAAAGGAGAGCCAGCTCTCCCCTCCAGGAAGCTTTAGCATGTCCCCAGCCAGGAGgacacagagccctggagaTGCCACCAGGCCATGCTGTGCCCTTCACCTGCTGCCCacattctgctgctgcctgcagtgaaggagctgctccctgtcctgcagtGGGACCTGCAGACCATGGTGCTCCATTCTGCTCCTCATTTGGCTCCTGAGCTCCTCAATTCCAGCCCAGTGTGACACcagccctcccagtgcccctgcTCATCCCTTTGGACTGGGCTGCTGCTTTAACCAtctccctcttcctctctccttcccaagTTTTTAGACAAGCCAGAGGACGTTTTGCTGAAGCACCAGGCCAGCATCAATGAGCTGAAGCGGACCCTGAAGGAGCCCAACAGCAAACTGGTTCACAGGGACCGGGACAGGAGGCTGCCTTCCTCACCAGCCTCTTCCTCACCCAAGCACGAGGATGAAACACCAAAGGGAACCCCTGAAAAGGCCACTGAGGtttgttctgctgcttctcttccaGAGAGGATCAGGATCTGTTGGGGAGCAGTCCttcagctcctgtgctgccctgtgcatgctggggacaggggtgtTGTTTCTATGTTTTTGAACCATTTTTACTGCTGGTGGGGGGGtctccctgggcactgcaggagacTGAGCAGCCCTTGtctggaggggtttgggggctaCCAGAGAGGTGGGCTGTGGCTCTGGTGGTCCATGGGGTTTTGCTTGCTCTTctcaggagcagcctgtggggcagggccagtgcagctcctgcccagggctgtccccagcagggcaggaccaGGCTCCTGTGCAGGGGTGCCCTGTGGTGCTCTCAGCAGTGGAACCTGGgtggtgggaggaggtggaagaTGGGTGGTGCCGTGCTGGATCCCACAGCCACATCCTCCCTTCTGGGCATTGTGCACACTGGCTTTGCACTGGGACCAGGGGGGCAACAGGAGAGTGCTGGAGTggggtgccaggacagagcccccgTGCTGGAGGGGCGTGGatgtggcacagctctgtggcctgggtccctgctgggctcagtgcAGGCAGCGTGTGACAGGAGTGTCCCCCTGCCAGCCTggatgccctgtccctgccagggaccttccctgcctgctgtcccTCGGTGTGTGCTGTGCCCGCAGCAGGGGACGTGGGTGCCACccgtggggctgctctgccctggctgcccctgtCATGGAGAGGCCATGGGCTCTGTGGGGAGTTTGGGATGTGCCTGTGTTCCCAGTgggccccagcactgcctggagatgggggctgcagggggggCTGTGGCCCCTCACAGTGCTCAGAGGAAGGGGGGCTTTCCCCCACATTGCTTTTACCATGGAATTTATCAGGTGCAGAGATGTGATTGGAGCATctagagctggcacagctgtgacCTCTGtccatctatctatccatccttccatccattcatccatcagCTCACCCACCTGCTCACCCTTTGTTCCTTCATTCCTTCTCAaattctccctttctctctctctctctctctctctctctctctctttgtctctgtctctctgtctctgtctccctctctctctccctgtgggtgctggggtTTCCGTGCTGGCACAGACGATGGAAGAGGACACCTTAGAGGATTTTGCATCTGAGCATGGAGCTTCCCTAAGCATGGAGTCTTTCACACAGAAAAGCCTTGTCTCCTCTCCTGAGGTTGTCACCATCCCCTTTCTCCCCCACCTCTCACTCCCACCATGGGGGTCCCCAGCCTGCCAAGGGGTCTTGTGCCCTCTGCGCAGagctgcccatggctgggtgcCCTCCCTGGTGATAGGCAGGACCctcccaggacagggctgttgGTGGGACCTCTCCcctggctgttcctgcagggctctgtgttcCTGGAGAGAGTTCCCATGCTGGAGCTCAGTACTGAGGGTCCCAAGGCAGGGGTGACCTGATGGCCTGGACACCTGggtggctgctccagcagcctcaggctgtcctggctgcagctggggttCCCTAGGCCCAGGCACCCTGACAAAGGGCACCCTTGGAGCCATGCCTGTGCACATCATGCTCCATCAGTGTGAGGGCTGTGAGCTCCCAGCACCCCCTGTGTGTGGGTTTAGGGGACAGCCAGGAGTGGTGCCTTCACTGAGCAAAAGCAGCCTGGGGTTTGAGCCTTGGTTCTGGCATGGTTGGCCCCAGGGATGTGCAATGCTGGGACACTTGTCCTGCCTGAgcaccccaggggaggcagaggggtgggggacaggctgggcacacTCTTGCTCGATGTGGATGTCCCTTAGACCATGCAGAGTCACTAACATGGGCAGGAGCCTGAACCTGGGCTGGCTGAAGCAATCCCCAGGAGGCAGGATGGGGgtcagggagggctggggcacagcctgggcttcAGCAAGGATATGGCACCTCCAACGGAGCATCAGCATCTCCTGTTCCATGCTGgcaccctccccagcccaggatTTGGGAGCTGGAGGACAGAAACTGCAGGTGTGAGGTGCACACACACATCTCCTGAGTCAGTCTTGCCCTCGGTGtgcccagcctgagctggggTGCAGGTGCTGAGGTGCCTCACCAGTGGTTTCTCTACAGGCATCTGTGACTGAGACAGCCCTGACGTGTCCCCATGTGTCCCCACAGGCCAGAGCCTGAGGTCTCCCTGAGAGAGTCATGGCCCCAAGGGGGTGATGGCACAAGGACAGCACatctgcagagcctggagctcTCATCACTGCCAGGAGGTCCCCTGGTGCCCATGGGGTTGGGTGGTCTGTCACTTCCAGCCCTCTGGCCCCACtcctgctggagggcaggaacaCTGgactgggcagtgccaggagcctCTCCAGCCCCCTGTTTTGTCCCAACATCTGATTCCCTCATTATCCTTGCCTGAGGCTGTGCTTTCCTCTCAGGTGAGCTGGGTctcccccagagcagagaagggcagcaggggCACTGAAGGATGCTCAGGGGAGAAGCCCCCGTGTGCCTCTCCAAAGCTGTGGCCCCccttggcaggagcagaggctgtctctactccctgctctcctctttcctttctgtctctTGTGCTGAAGGCCACACTGGGAATGCCCTTCCCAGTTGCTCCTGTCCCTAGAGCAGGTGCatggggagggaaggcaggaatGTGAAAGTCACTTATCCCTTGGGAGGTCAGGACTGGTCTCTGGACAGAGCATTCCCAGCATCAGCCCTTCAGAGGCAGCTTTGCTGTGGCTCCATCCTCCAGCCCACTGACAGCTCCTCACgagctcctctcctgcttccctggggGATGTGCCCCAGGGTCCAGGGATTTGCTCCAAGCATCCCCCAGAGCCCTCAGGCTCTGGACACAAAagggctgccctgagctgtgggCTGTGGCCAGAGCCCTCCAGAGCACAGTGTGCACCACACCAAGGAGGAGCTGGATGCCCCTTGGGCTGTGCCCATCTCGAGAGcctgaggagagggaagaaTAAATCTGGGAATAAATCTGGTTTGGGAATAAATCTGAAACTTTGGGGTTTTCCTGACTGGTGAAGAGGTCCTGTCATGGATGAAGATGTTCCAGGGGTCAGACTTTTTGATCTACATTTATCTTGGGCCTTAGTTCAGAAGAGGAGGCTGAAGAAAACCATCCCCTTTGCTCAGGGAAGATCTCCTCTGAAGGACTCTGGTTTGAAGCCAGAGAAGAGGGGTGAGAGGGCTTTGCTGAGGAGATTTGTACAGGTGCCCACAAGCTGCCCATCCTTGTCCTGGCTGAGAATGCTTTCAGCagtgggacagcagggcaggagcaggagagaagctgctgcacCCTCAGGAAAGTGAGCGGTGTCCTGACTGAGCGTGGCTGCTGGACAGCAGGGAGTGCAGAGGGactgagggacagagagagcagcacagggactgaggggcagagagagcagcacagggactgagggtcacacagcagcacagggactgagggacagagagagcacagggactgagggacagagagcacagggactgaggggcagagagagcagcacagggactgagggacagagagagcacAGGGACTGAGGGGCAGAGAGAGCACAGGGACTGAGGGGCAGAGAGAGCACAGGGactgagggacagagagagcagcacagggactgagggacagagagagcacAGGGACTGAGGGGCAGAGAGAGCACAGGGACTGAggggcagagagagcagcacagggactgagggacagagagagcacagagactgagggacagagagagcagcacagggactgagggacagagagagcacCGGGactgagggacagagagagcacCGGGactgagggacagagagagcagcacagggactgaggggcagagagagcagcacagggactgagggacagagagagcacagggactgagggacagagagagcacAAGGactgagggacagagagagcacagggactgagggacagagagagcagcacagggactgagggacagagagagcacAAGGactgagggacagagagagcagcacagggactgagggacagagagagcagcacagggactgagggacagagagagcagcacagggactgagggacagagagagcacAGGGACTGAGAGCTGGACAGCAGCACCGGGAGTGAGggtcacacagcagcacagggactcAGGGACTGAGggccagagagcagcagggcagtcCAGGGAGCTCCCAAGCAGGGGGGATGGTGCTGCCATGGGTCACAcccagctgggaacagccccGGGGCAGGCACTGGTGGGCTCTGTTCCCGGTGCCATGGACTGGGAAGGAACAAAAGCTGCCCTGGAGGCAGGAGTGGAggaagggagctggagagcagctggtgcaggggaaggggctgtgggagaggctcctgctggagggggctgggggtcaggtttcctgcagcccctgctgctcacTGGGGCTGCCTGGCCAGGGCATAGTCCTTGCCAAGGATCCCTCTGGCACCAGAGGAGGAGGCTGCcttgctgcccatccctgtggatgccctggcactgcaaggAGCTGGTActttcctgccctcaggggtGGGGTGTGCTCCTGGGGTGCCCATGGGCTgcaccacagcacagcccccaggtgcttccctgcaggctcctgggGGTTTCTGGGGGCAGAGGGAATCttggcagagcctggggcaggggcGGGTGGGGGGCTGCAGTGAGGGCAAGGGCAGGGCCTGCAGCACTGTGCCGAGGGAGCTCTGCTTCCTTTGACACCTGGCAGagaaaggagcagctgggaatggcATTCTTCTGCTGGGGGCTTTCACTGACTTCTCATTTCCTTGTGGGAGCTCTTCCACTAGTAACtggttttcctcctttctttctctctaaTATTatcttcccttcctctctctggctctgctcccctctgcccctgTTTCCCTTTCTTCAGTATCAGTCACTAGGTTTGCATTTTGGTGCAACTGCTGCAAACATTCCCCATGTGCCCTGCATGGGGCAAGGCTCACATTTCCAGCTGTTCCTGGCTGGAGGGGGCACGGCCAggcagcccctccctgggccTGGAGTGCATCCTGGTGCCCTCGAGGGCCATCCCTacccctgctgcaggctgtgccatgggcagtgccagccccaggggagccccagcactgccctcctCATGTGCTGCCAGGGGTGGCTGAGCTGCCCCGTGGTGCAGATGTTCTCCTGAAACTCTCTTCCCATGAGTTATTTCCTACCTGCTGTTCCAAAAGTGGCTGGATTCTAGCAGTGCTTTGTTCTGTGTCCTCATGAGGCCTTCAGCTGACGTGCAGGATGAGCACATGGATGTAcaaggtgtccctggcagcagtgacctggtgtcccctgccagcagcacggTGACATTCCCGCTGTGGCCGTGCTGCAGGATGCTCCGTGGCCTTTGCTCGGTCCTGCTGCTGAACCTGTGATCTTTTACACTTCCCAGGGAGCCTTTCTCAGGTGACACTTGCTGAACACTTGTTTTCAGCATGGCTGGGTTCTgaggagatgtccctggtgaGCTGGAAAGGAGGGATGGCCTTTTGGGGaatctgagctgcagcagctggtaGGAAAGGGACAGGGCCTTGCTGATGCCTTGCAGTGGTTTCTTTCCCTGCTCGTGCTCTTGGCACTCTGACAAATTCTTAGGGCACATGGATGACACTGAGAGTGAAGCTACCCAGAACCCAGGGCCTTGCTTCCAATGAAATCTCACCCCTGGGAGTTGCCAGAGCCAGCTGCAAACAAGGGGACAGCCAGCTGTGTTCCCCTGCCTCCAGAGAGACCCTGGTGGTGTTCTCgtgtgtgctgggagctccACTCCCACTCTGGGCcaccagcagagccccaggtaTTGCAGGTGTGTCAGGGGGCCAccacccagagcagagcactgtCCCCAGAGAGGACACTGGCTTGATCCCCAATGTGGCATCAGCCCCTTatttccagcccctctccccatCAATGAGcggctgggctctgtgcagagcctCAACTCTGGCCTTGATAAGAacaatagtaatagtaataataataataatgataataataacgacagtgatgatggtgatgatgatgtaggcagccctgtgccaggctgagcagctgtgccagtCGTGCCAGCAGCACTCGGGGCCGGGTGTCTGATGCGTTTAACTCTTCTTGCTCCAATTGCAATGCAGGGCTCGGAGCACTGGGTATTTATAGAGAGAGAAGCCCCTAGGCTGGAAGCTGTAGCTCTGAGGAAAACTCTGAGAGCCAAGACAGAAGAAGCACGTGCAGGGACCTCGGAGGGGAGCACGAGTGGCAGCCTGACCAAAGTGGTGGTGACGGTAGGGAAAGCCAAGGACGGGGCAGGCCAGGAAGAGCCG contains:
- the LOC131090833 gene encoding uncharacterized protein LOC131090833; its protein translation is MGHTQLGTAPGQALVGSVPGAMDWEGTKAALEAGVEEGSWRAAGAGEGAVGEAPAGGGWGSGFLQPLLLTGAAWPGHSPCQGSLWHQRRRLPCCPSLWMPWHCKELVLSCPQGWGVLLGCPWAAPQHSPQVLPCRLLGVSGGRGNLGRAWGRGGWGAAVRARAGPAALCRGSSASFDTWQRKEQLGMAFFCWGLSLTSHFLVGALPLVTGFPPFFLSNIIFPSSLWLCSPLPLFPFLQYQSLGLHFGATAANIPHVPCMGQGSHFQLFLAGGGTARQPLPGPGVHPGALEGHPYPCCRLCHGQCQPQGSPSTALLMCCQGWLSCPVVQMFS